The Pricia mediterranea genome includes a window with the following:
- a CDS encoding PorP/SprF family type IX secretion system membrane protein: protein MKFVKHIALFLIAVLTLTGVQAQEDDPILLYSPASQNLLKFNRFLINPTFSTVQEDKSYVNLLHRNQSVQFQDNDQTYFLSYSGRVGDRSGLGLSAYTQKLGPISNIGVLANYAYGIKLSEKSNFTFGANLAYYSTGLDRNSVDVIDSDDFRLNGTEDSNVFSFQPGFNLSFGQFDFGIFAENLFDYNLKTSKSLTEFGDKTYSGHLQYTYPFQNGDGIMEGSRLMPLARVRMNGQNRFATETETSKEISFGGGMILDLPKLGWLQGGYDTFYGASAGAGFNINRRLSLGYTMEKGLSTDFNNLGITHEISFAYSFTPNLTEDRVMLEDGFEDSLADAEEEEASDTYDLAAQEEIAELRRKLAENDAIIQELMFRQDSMENGRQKDLERRFNMVMNMVRNETNGKRPEIIREAENLFLGDRERPALATSNPGNDGNSATGTITTGKNTLTSATAARNRPTVAKDKIQNKNTSAIVATHNQAETDDFAQTAKRNKVKGRKFRDLDGVKDGYYVVANVYKGGKYMEKFINDMYNQGFSPDYVDNPNNGLKYVYLKRYDTWQDALAAHKSKMNGAYTDDLWIMNVDNRYTNEAYANNVDKLKQKSAKYETNVLQKNVIVKDRVADNELSAKSYQIEGIGSGYYIIANVFANPKNANRFVKLLNSHGLSAGYFINPENNWRYVYLKKHASWNSALLSYYTNLNDSYSEKMWIMRVRPNQLA, encoded by the coding sequence ATGAAATTTGTCAAACATATCGCTTTATTCCTCATTGCCGTGTTGACGTTAACGGGTGTTCAGGCCCAGGAAGACGACCCAATCTTGCTGTACAGTCCCGCTTCCCAGAACCTGTTGAAGTTCAACCGGTTTTTGATCAACCCCACCTTTTCCACGGTCCAGGAAGATAAGTCGTACGTCAATCTATTGCACCGAAACCAATCGGTACAATTTCAGGACAACGATCAGACCTACTTTCTGAGCTATAGCGGTAGGGTTGGAGATCGTAGCGGATTGGGCCTAAGTGCCTACACCCAAAAACTAGGTCCGATTTCAAATATCGGAGTGCTGGCCAACTATGCCTACGGCATTAAACTAAGCGAAAAAAGTAATTTTACCTTCGGAGCCAACTTGGCCTATTATAGTACCGGATTGGACCGGAACAGCGTCGATGTCATCGATTCCGACGATTTCCGCTTGAACGGTACCGAAGACAGCAACGTATTCTCTTTTCAACCCGGTTTCAACCTGTCTTTCGGGCAGTTCGATTTTGGGATCTTCGCCGAAAACCTGTTCGATTATAACCTGAAGACCAGCAAGTCATTGACCGAGTTCGGCGATAAGACCTATTCGGGGCATTTGCAATATACCTATCCGTTTCAAAACGGGGACGGTATTATGGAAGGCAGTCGCCTGATGCCGTTGGCCCGGGTGCGTATGAACGGACAAAACCGTTTTGCTACAGAAACAGAAACATCAAAGGAAATCTCCTTTGGGGGCGGAATGATTTTAGACCTGCCCAAGCTTGGCTGGCTTCAGGGAGGCTATGACACTTTCTATGGGGCATCCGCAGGGGCCGGATTCAACATCAACCGCAGACTTTCCCTTGGATATACCATGGAAAAAGGACTTTCCACCGACTTCAACAACCTGGGAATTACCCACGAAATATCCTTTGCGTATTCCTTTACCCCGAACCTTACCGAAGACCGGGTAATGTTGGAGGATGGCTTTGAGGATTCGCTGGCAGATGCCGAGGAAGAAGAAGCATCCGACACATACGATTTGGCCGCCCAGGAAGAAATCGCCGAACTAAGAAGGAAACTGGCCGAGAACGATGCCATCATTCAAGAGCTGATGTTCCGTCAGGATTCCATGGAAAACGGTCGTCAGAAAGACCTGGAACGCCGTTTTAATATGGTCATGAACATGGTCCGGAACGAGACCAACGGCAAACGTCCGGAAATCATAAGGGAAGCTGAAAATTTGTTTTTGGGAGACCGGGAACGCCCCGCCCTGGCCACTTCTAACCCTGGCAACGACGGCAACTCCGCAACCGGTACGATCACTACGGGGAAAAATACATTGACCTCGGCTACGGCGGCACGAAACCGCCCGACCGTGGCCAAGGACAAAATCCAGAATAAAAACACCTCCGCTATCGTCGCTACCCATAATCAAGCCGAAACCGATGACTTCGCACAGACCGCAAAGCGAAACAAGGTCAAGGGCCGAAAATTCCGAGATCTCGACGGGGTTAAAGACGGGTATTACGTGGTCGCCAATGTGTACAAAGGTGGCAAGTACATGGAAAAGTTCATCAACGACATGTACAACCAAGGTTTTAGTCCCGATTATGTCGATAACCCGAATAATGGATTGAAATACGTGTATCTAAAACGCTACGATACTTGGCAAGACGCCCTCGCCGCACATAAATCGAAAATGAACGGCGCCTATACCGATGACCTATGGATCATGAACGTCGACAACCGCTATACCAATGAGGCCTATGCTAACAATGTGGACAAGCTCAAGCAAAAATCAGCCAAGTACGAAACGAATGTCCTGCAGAAAAACGTGATCGTCAAAGACCGGGTTGCCGACAATGAACTTTCGGCCAAGTCCTATCAGATTGAGGGAATCGGGTCAGGATATTACATCATCGCAAACGTATTCGCCAATCCCAAAAACGCGAACCGCTTCGTCAAGCTTTTAAATTCCCACGGACTTAGCGCAGGCTATTTTATCAACCCAGAAAACAACTGGAGGTACGTCTACCTGAAAAAACACGCCTCTTGGAACAGTGCCCTACTCTCTTACTACACCAACCTGAACGACTCGTATTCCGAAAAAATGTGGATTATGCGGGTCAGACCTAACCAGCTGGCATGA
- a CDS encoding gliding motility-associated C-terminal domain-containing protein encodes MKAKLLQTAPGFLILILFFGTAQVSAQLTILAPEPAENPNISCSSPPCEWDRVCAGNNNDFNQYYAAVNFAGTPNSDNEWILELSDANGNFANAVEIARESSNTTVRNPGFEFAIPTDTRGDGYKMRVRSTSPATTGLETSDAYSFYYMDFTSALAISKDGDGEVGAVCSSTNSVRLEVHNLPAPETYQYNWYRSGTLLPTRTYFLDATQDGFYTVQIDYGACSGSGTTDSNGTQVTLNASGQGVAISAPSTTGLCSGEAETLSIDTTDPSWAYQWYKNGTSIPGAIGTSYTVNGSTADFEGDYQVEISGTGVCTERSPAVTITNAGEFTVTRNNAPNMVVLPSENKTLSVTTDAVSPTYQWYRNTTAIPSSDSNTLSVTQAGTYYAAVTSSGTCSTTIASETTEVVSPNAFRFEIDYGTAYTACNNSSIVLEVDKVYAELSDGNEIDVTEDAASTFAYTWEKDGTDIPGETAQSISLTSNNENGNYVVKGSFGSYTAASNPLPVQLGSSENLVISSTSTIYCSASDSITLSTETVLTGETFAWERNGVSVNTTDTEFVATQPGIYRLIIEKGDCPITSNTITIAPLDPDLISLNTDGDVIFPEGSSKTITAGGGTAYRWFDADQTEIATGASITFTEEGNYLLIANIDNCEVSRPIKVSYLEMFNIPNVITPNGDGSNDQWVIPNSYSNKSDVSVIIYNAKGAEIMNATNYQNNWPESSTSFSKQNMVFYYVIKNAVETLKQGTITVIR; translated from the coding sequence ATGAAAGCAAAACTACTTCAGACCGCCCCTGGATTTCTAATACTAATCTTATTTTTCGGCACAGCACAGGTTTCGGCCCAATTGACAATTTTGGCACCTGAGCCTGCGGAGAATCCCAATATATCATGTTCGAGTCCCCCTTGCGAATGGGACAGGGTGTGCGCCGGGAACAACAACGACTTTAACCAATATTATGCGGCCGTAAATTTTGCCGGCACGCCCAACAGTGACAATGAGTGGATTCTAGAACTATCAGATGCTAACGGAAATTTCGCCAACGCCGTGGAGATCGCCCGCGAATCGAGCAATACCACGGTAAGGAATCCCGGCTTTGAATTTGCCATTCCTACCGATACCAGGGGCGACGGGTATAAAATGCGGGTGAGAAGCACGAGTCCCGCTACCACGGGGCTAGAGACTTCGGACGCCTATAGCTTTTATTATATGGACTTCACCTCCGCCCTCGCTATAAGTAAGGACGGAGACGGGGAAGTGGGTGCAGTCTGTAGCAGTACCAATAGTGTTCGCTTGGAAGTGCACAATCTGCCCGCTCCGGAAACCTATCAGTACAATTGGTATCGCAGCGGCACCCTGCTTCCCACCCGCACCTATTTTCTTGACGCGACCCAAGACGGGTTCTATACGGTACAGATCGATTATGGGGCCTGCTCCGGTAGCGGCACCACGGATTCGAACGGCACCCAAGTGACCCTCAACGCATCGGGACAGGGGGTCGCCATCTCAGCTCCCTCTACAACGGGACTTTGTTCTGGGGAAGCCGAAACCCTGAGTATCGATACCACGGACCCAAGTTGGGCATATCAGTGGTATAAAAACGGTACGAGCATTCCCGGAGCGATCGGCACTTCTTATACAGTAAACGGAAGCACGGCGGACTTCGAGGGAGACTATCAGGTAGAAATCTCGGGTACGGGCGTATGTACCGAACGTTCCCCGGCCGTTACGATAACCAATGCGGGCGAATTTACGGTGACAAGGAACAATGCCCCGAATATGGTTGTCCTGCCCTCGGAGAACAAAACCCTTTCCGTGACTACCGATGCCGTATCGCCCACGTACCAATGGTACAGGAACACCACGGCCATCCCGTCTTCCGACAGCAACACCCTCAGCGTTACCCAGGCCGGCACCTATTACGCGGCGGTCACTTCCAGCGGAACCTGCAGCACCACCATCGCCTCGGAAACCACCGAAGTGGTAAGTCCGAACGCCTTCCGGTTTGAAATCGATTATGGAACCGCTTATACCGCCTGCAACAATTCAAGTATCGTATTGGAAGTCGATAAAGTGTATGCGGAACTATCGGATGGCAATGAAATCGACGTCACCGAAGATGCCGCCTCAACCTTTGCCTATACATGGGAAAAAGACGGCACGGATATTCCGGGGGAGACCGCTCAAAGCATCAGCCTCACCTCAAACAATGAAAACGGAAATTACGTAGTAAAAGGAAGCTTTGGGAGTTATACGGCTGCTTCGAACCCTCTTCCGGTTCAGCTTGGCAGTAGCGAAAACCTAGTTATTTCCAGTACCAGTACGATATACTGTAGTGCTTCGGATAGCATAACCCTGAGTACGGAAACAGTGTTAACAGGAGAGACTTTCGCGTGGGAGCGGAACGGCGTTTCGGTCAATACCACGGATACCGAGTTCGTTGCCACCCAACCGGGCATATACCGATTAATCATCGAAAAGGGAGATTGCCCGATAACGTCGAACACCATCACTATTGCGCCATTGGATCCGGACTTGATCAGTCTGAATACCGACGGAGACGTTATTTTTCCTGAGGGAAGCTCGAAAACCATCACCGCCGGTGGTGGAACCGCATACCGGTGGTTTGACGCCGATCAGACGGAAATAGCTACCGGAGCATCGATCACTTTTACCGAAGAAGGAAACTACCTGCTCATTGCAAATATCGACAATTGTGAGGTCAGCAGACCCATCAAGGTAAGCTATCTCGAAATGTTCAATATTCCGAACGTTATTACCCCCAATGGCGACGGATCAAACGACCAGTGGGTAATTCCGAACTCCTATTCCAACAAATCGGATGTAAGCGTGATTATTTACAATGCAAAAGGTGCGGAAATAATGAACGCCACCAACTATCAGAACAACTGGCCGGAGTCTTCCACCTCGTTTTCCAAGCAGAACATGGTCTTCTACTATGTCATCAAAAATGCCGTTGAAACCTTGAAACAGGGTACTATAACCGTCATCAGATAA
- a CDS encoding glutamine--tRNA ligase/YqeY domain fusion protein, producing MAETGESLNFIEHIVEEDLKQGYSRSDLRFRFPPEPNGYLHIGHASSICLNFGLGERYNAPVNLRFDDTNPIKEEKSYVEAIKRDVEWLGFSWDTERYASDYFQQLYDWAVLLIKEGKAYVDSQSSEEMAAQKGTPYEPGTESPYRNRSVDENLELFQGMKEGNFEEGSHVLRAKIDMAAQNMLMRDPIMYRVLHKAHHRTDTDWCIYPMYDWTHGESDYIEQVSHSLCTLEFAMHRELYDWFLDQVVDSGKLRPKQREFARRNLSHTVVSKRKLLQLVEQGVVDGWDDPRMPTISGMRRRGYTPEAIRNFADTVGIAKRENLVDVSLLEFHVREHLNKIAPRVMGVLDPLKVVITNYPEGEEEWLETENNPEDESAGTRRIPFSREIYIERADFREEANRKYFRLKLGKEVRLKSAYIIKAESCTKDADGDITEVQCTYDPKSKSGSGTEESKRKVKGTLHWVSIPHAVETEVRLYDRLFTDESPDTHKDKSFMELINPDSLDVVKGYAEPGVANAVVGDRVQFQRLGYFCVDPDSSEEKIIFNRTVGLRDTWAKLENNK from the coding sequence ATGGCCGAAACCGGGGAATCATTGAACTTTATTGAACATATTGTAGAGGAAGACCTGAAACAGGGCTACTCCCGTTCGGACCTGCGGTTTCGTTTTCCGCCCGAGCCGAACGGGTACTTGCATATCGGGCACGCCAGTTCCATCTGTCTTAATTTTGGACTGGGCGAGCGTTACAACGCCCCTGTCAACCTACGCTTTGACGATACCAATCCGATAAAGGAAGAGAAGTCTTATGTAGAAGCCATTAAGCGGGATGTGGAATGGTTGGGATTTTCGTGGGATACCGAGCGGTATGCATCGGATTATTTTCAGCAACTTTACGATTGGGCGGTGCTCTTGATCAAGGAGGGTAAAGCCTACGTCGATAGTCAATCCTCCGAGGAAATGGCCGCCCAAAAAGGGACCCCTTATGAGCCCGGCACGGAAAGCCCCTATAGAAATCGTTCCGTCGATGAAAATTTGGAACTTTTTCAAGGGATGAAAGAGGGAAATTTCGAAGAAGGCTCGCACGTGCTCCGGGCCAAGATTGATATGGCGGCGCAGAACATGCTCATGCGCGATCCCATAATGTACCGTGTGCTGCATAAAGCGCACCATCGCACCGATACCGATTGGTGTATTTATCCGATGTACGATTGGACACATGGGGAGAGCGACTACATCGAACAGGTTTCCCATTCGCTGTGTACCTTGGAATTTGCGATGCATCGGGAGCTGTACGATTGGTTTTTAGACCAAGTGGTAGATTCCGGAAAATTGCGGCCCAAGCAGCGAGAGTTTGCAAGAAGGAACCTAAGCCACACGGTAGTGAGTAAACGCAAACTGCTTCAACTGGTCGAGCAGGGAGTCGTCGATGGATGGGACGACCCCCGAATGCCAACAATATCCGGGATGCGGAGAAGGGGCTATACCCCGGAAGCGATTCGCAACTTTGCGGATACGGTGGGCATCGCCAAGCGGGAAAACTTGGTCGATGTCTCCCTTTTGGAGTTTCACGTACGGGAACACCTCAATAAAATAGCACCCCGGGTGATGGGCGTTCTCGACCCCTTAAAGGTGGTCATCACGAACTATCCCGAGGGGGAGGAAGAGTGGCTGGAAACCGAGAACAATCCTGAAGATGAGTCCGCTGGTACCCGTAGAATCCCTTTTTCTAGGGAAATCTATATTGAAAGGGCCGATTTTAGGGAAGAGGCGAATCGAAAATACTTTCGCTTAAAGTTAGGAAAGGAAGTTCGTTTGAAGTCCGCCTACATCATCAAGGCCGAGAGCTGCACCAAAGATGCCGATGGGGATATCACGGAAGTTCAGTGTACTTATGATCCTAAGAGTAAAAGCGGTAGCGGAACAGAGGAAAGCAAACGGAAGGTAAAGGGAACCCTGCATTGGGTCTCGATTCCGCACGCCGTGGAGACCGAAGTTCGATTATACGACCGATTGTTCACCGATGAAAGTCCCGATACGCACAAGGACAAAAGTTTTATGGAGCTTATCAACCCGGATTCATTGGATGTAGTAAAGGGATACGCTGAGCCCGGTGTTGCAAATGCCGTAGTTGGAGACCGCGTCCAATTCCAGCGCTTAGGTTATTTTTGTGTGGATCCCGATTCATCCGAAGAAAAAATAATTTTTAATCGCACTGTGGGATTACGGGATACATGGGCTAAACTGGAAAATAACAAATAA
- a CDS encoding YtxH domain-containing protein — MSKDSGSIMLALLTGAAIGAGVGILYAPDKGDNTRKKIGKQAKKTKEDIANRISQATDELTKTAEAKKVDFEAKLDKTISNMSYKADDIILGLEAKLEDLRKKNAQLQK, encoded by the coding sequence ATGTCAAAAGATAGTGGAAGTATCATGTTAGCCTTATTGACCGGAGCCGCGATTGGTGCCGGGGTCGGAATACTATACGCACCTGATAAAGGCGATAACACCCGCAAAAAAATAGGCAAGCAAGCCAAAAAGACCAAAGAGGATATTGCCAACCGGATTTCGCAGGCTACTGACGAACTGACCAAAACGGCCGAGGCCAAGAAGGTTGATTTCGAAGCAAAATTAGACAAGACCATCTCCAACATGAGCTATAAGGCCGATGATATAATTTTAGGGCTAGAAGCGAAGTTGGAAGATTTGAGGAAAAAAAATGCGCAACTTCAGAAATAA
- a CDS encoding phage holin family protein produces MAFDELKENFSEAEANARSYIETSSQFYKLRGFKVLSKSFIGLVKFLSVGIALIFAMLFLSIGAGFWAGNELGDTYLGFLAVGGVYVIIGLLLYLTRNLYRKSMLKKLSKFYFDEI; encoded by the coding sequence ATGGCGTTCGATGAGTTAAAGGAAAATTTCTCGGAAGCCGAGGCCAACGCGCGTTCTTATATTGAAACGAGCAGCCAATTCTATAAGCTCAGGGGCTTCAAGGTGCTTTCTAAGAGCTTTATAGGTCTTGTGAAGTTCCTTTCGGTGGGCATTGCCTTGATATTCGCCATGCTATTTCTCTCCATCGGTGCCGGATTTTGGGCGGGAAACGAGTTGGGGGATACCTACCTCGGATTTTTAGCTGTAGGTGGAGTATATGTCATCATTGGTCTTCTCTTATATTTGACCCGGAACTTATACCGAAAATCTATGCTTAAGAAGCTTTCCAAATTTTATTTTGATGAAATATGA
- a CDS encoding DUF6327 family protein, with product MIPKKYSSFEEIDQDLKILKLERDIAVENLKLTFQQTKSNLYPTSLLGGVGGIVKKFLISVVAKKVVNRFSSNKG from the coding sequence ATGATACCAAAGAAATACAGCTCTTTCGAAGAAATCGATCAAGATCTCAAAATTTTGAAGCTAGAGCGCGATATCGCCGTGGAAAATCTTAAGCTGACCTTTCAGCAAACCAAGAGCAACCTTTATCCGACCAGTTTGTTGGGCGGTGTTGGCGGAATAGTCAAAAAGTTCTTAATTTCCGTTGTCGCCAAGAAGGTGGTCAATCGTTTTAGTAGCAATAAAGGCTAA
- a CDS encoding SPFH domain-containing protein, whose translation MGSFFLIPVILIAAVILFSSFFIVKQQTAVAIERFGRFQSIRGSGLQLKIPLVDRIAGRLSLKIQQLDVIVETKTLDDVFVKLKISVQYVVLKDKVYEAFYRLEYPHEQITSYVFDVVRAEVPKMKLDDVFVKKDDIAIAVKTELQEAMFDYGFDIIKTLVTDIDPDAQVKNAMNRINASEREKIAAQFEGDAARILIVEKAKAEAESKRLQGQGIADQRREIARGLEESVEVLNKVGINSQEASALIVVTQHYDTLQSIGEETNTNLILLPNSPQAGSDMLNDMVASFTASNMIGEEMKKKNPKGKGD comes from the coding sequence ATGGGCAGTTTCTTTCTTATCCCTGTAATCCTTATAGCAGCGGTCATCCTTTTCTCTTCCTTCTTTATTGTAAAACAGCAGACTGCAGTGGCCATCGAACGCTTCGGCCGGTTTCAGAGTATTCGCGGATCGGGACTCCAACTGAAAATTCCGCTTGTTGACCGTATCGCGGGACGGTTAAGCCTGAAAATTCAGCAATTGGATGTTATTGTGGAGACAAAAACTCTAGACGACGTGTTCGTCAAGCTCAAGATATCGGTACAGTATGTGGTGTTGAAGGATAAGGTCTATGAGGCCTTCTATAGGCTAGAATACCCGCACGAGCAGATAACCTCCTATGTTTTCGATGTGGTGCGTGCAGAGGTGCCCAAAATGAAACTTGACGACGTTTTCGTAAAGAAGGATGACATTGCCATTGCGGTGAAGACCGAATTGCAGGAGGCCATGTTCGATTACGGGTTCGATATCATAAAAACTTTGGTGACTGACATTGACCCCGATGCCCAGGTCAAGAACGCCATGAACCGCATCAATGCATCGGAGCGCGAAAAGATTGCCGCCCAGTTCGAAGGGGACGCCGCCCGTATCCTGATCGTCGAAAAAGCCAAGGCCGAGGCGGAAAGCAAGCGGCTGCAAGGTCAGGGAATAGCCGACCAGCGCCGGGAGATTGCCCGCGGGCTGGAAGAGTCCGTAGAAGTGCTGAACAAGGTCGGCATCAACTCGCAGGAAGCCTCGGCCCTTATCGTGGTCACCCAGCACTACGATACCCTACAGTCCATCGGGGAAGAGACAAATACCAACCTTATCCTCTTACCCAATTCCCCCCAGGCCGGCAGCGATATGCTGAACGATATGGTCGCATCGTTTACTGCCAGCAATATGATCGGGGAAGAAATGAAGAAGAAAAATCCCAAGGGCAAAGGGGATTGA
- the gltX gene encoding glutamate--tRNA ligase — MIEKPRVRFAPSPTGPLHIGGVRTALFNYLFAKKHDGAFILRIEDTDQSRFVAGAEQYIVEALKWCGISYDEGPDKDGGYGPYRQSERKHLYQRYAEELVEKGKAYYAFDTPENLDAHRKNHEAKGKTFIYNWHNRLKLDNSLSLTPEDTQKRLDAGEEHVIRFLSPPDETLRLQDSIRGDIEIDTNTLDDKVLFKSDGMPTYHLANIVDDHLMEISHVIRGEEWLPSLALHCQLYDAFGWKAPEFAHLPLILKPSGNGKLSKRDGEKGGFPVFPLTWKDAPGYRENGYFPEAVVNFLAFLGWNPGTEQELFSLKELVQAFSLARINKSGARFDPNKTVWYNHQYLQAKSDDELAERFRPILVEHVDSLRDEDSDDLMGAARPDRVRHVVSLIKERADFVSEFWELSHYFFIAPTSYNEKAVKKQWKDGTPDILNRLVSFLETIEDFSSNNLESHVKEWIGEQELSFGKVMPPLRLVIVGDMKGPHLFDIMGLIGKKESIQRIQKAVVVLD, encoded by the coding sequence ATGATAGAAAAGCCAAGGGTACGTTTTGCCCCCAGCCCCACGGGGCCGTTACACATAGGCGGTGTCCGCACTGCCCTATTTAATTATCTCTTCGCCAAAAAGCACGACGGAGCCTTTATCCTACGCATCGAGGATACCGATCAAAGCCGTTTTGTCGCCGGGGCCGAGCAGTATATCGTGGAGGCCTTGAAATGGTGTGGGATTTCTTACGATGAGGGGCCGGACAAGGACGGCGGCTACGGACCGTACCGCCAAAGTGAGCGCAAGCACCTTTATCAGCGCTACGCCGAGGAACTTGTCGAAAAGGGAAAAGCCTATTACGCCTTCGATACACCCGAAAATCTGGACGCCCATCGAAAAAATCACGAGGCCAAAGGCAAAACATTTATCTACAACTGGCATAACCGGTTAAAACTGGACAATTCGTTATCCTTGACACCGGAGGATACGCAAAAGCGATTGGACGCCGGAGAAGAGCACGTAATCCGTTTCCTTTCTCCTCCCGATGAGACCCTTCGGCTACAGGATTCCATACGCGGCGACATTGAAATCGACACCAATACGTTGGACGATAAGGTGCTATTTAAAAGCGATGGAATGCCCACCTATCATCTGGCCAATATCGTTGACGACCATTTGATGGAAATCAGCCACGTCATACGCGGCGAGGAGTGGCTGCCTTCCCTTGCCCTTCACTGTCAGCTTTATGACGCTTTTGGATGGAAGGCTCCCGAATTTGCCCATCTGCCCCTGATACTAAAACCTTCCGGAAACGGAAAGCTGAGTAAACGCGACGGGGAGAAAGGAGGCTTTCCCGTGTTTCCGTTGACATGGAAGGATGCCCCGGGGTACAGGGAGAACGGTTATTTTCCGGAAGCTGTGGTCAACTTTTTGGCGTTCTTGGGATGGAACCCCGGTACGGAGCAGGAACTATTCAGTTTGAAAGAGCTCGTTCAGGCCTTTAGCCTTGCACGGATCAACAAGTCCGGGGCGCGATTCGACCCTAATAAGACCGTATGGTATAATCACCAATATTTGCAGGCAAAGAGCGATGACGAGTTAGCCGAGCGGTTTAGACCGATTTTAGTCGAGCACGTGGATTCACTTCGCGATGAAGACAGTGACGATTTAATGGGAGCGGCTCGACCTGATAGGGTCAGACATGTTGTCTCATTGATAAAGGAAAGGGCTGACTTCGTCTCCGAGTTTTGGGAACTATCCCATTATTTTTTCATCGCCCCAACATCTTACAACGAAAAAGCGGTGAAAAAACAATGGAAAGACGGTACCCCGGACATTCTGAACCGACTGGTATCTTTTTTGGAAACCATAGAGGACTTCTCATCAAACAATTTGGAAAGCCATGTAAAGGAATGGATTGGCGAACAAGAGCTCTCTTTCGGAAAGGTCATGCCCCCATTGCGTTTGGTCATTGTCGGGGACATGAAGGGTCCGCACCTGTTCGATATCATGGGACTGATCGGGAAAAAGGAGAGTATTCAACGGATTCAAAAGGCCGTTGTCGTTTTGGATTGA